Proteins from one Comamonas flocculans genomic window:
- a CDS encoding type ISP restriction/modification enzyme — protein MSQLLIQNYLSQLDLIKKVSGSQRETIVREAFKDLLKAWGRQQGLVFLAEYPLKTATQANISVDGALLHELRMPLGYWEAKDADDDLDAEIVKKFRRGYPQDNIVFSDDTTVVLWQHRQEVMRCPVEDTAALEQLLTLFFGYERPEIAGFRAAVAQFKADLPAVLAALRQMIDAAHQGNPAFRTAEQKFLLHAQDAINPLLTDADVREMLIQHILTEEIFAKVFDDSEFHQHNNVARELYALEGAFFTGALKKNTLKGLEPYYAAIRAAAAQIASHGEKQTFLKVIYENFYKVYNTKAADRLGVVYTPGEIVRFMIDGADWLCEQHFGKNLIDKDVDILDPATGTGTYICELLEHFRGQPKKLAHKYQHELHANEVAILPYYVANLNIEATYAAISGAWAEFPNLCFVDTLDNVGLHTAARGTTAELFAGVSEENVARIRRQNARRISVVIGNPPYNANQQSENDNNKNRAYPHIDARIKQSYIAESTAQKTKLYDMYARFFRWASDRLSDNGILAFVTNRSFLDARTFDGFRKTVVQEFSDIYVVDLGGDVRANPKLSGTKHNVFGIQTGVAISFLVKRQQATKDKRPARVYYARRPEMESAEEKLAFLASQPLRGLPFDEISPDKNGNWLHLTHNDFDSLIPLASKETKAAKTAAKERAIFKLFSLGTSTNRDEWVVDLDVQALRTRMQWFCETYEQAAKLKTHPDNLKWSRNLKRRMAQGRVESFDAALIKPTTYRPFVRQALYDSPLFVDERGDTSAFFPQSDVRNPSVCVIAGDRQPFALVASDVVPNLNLYSADATKYAAQYRYDEAGVRHDNITDWALKQFTAHYKAAEPSPPPSPSGRGSKTGARKITKEAIFHYCYAVLHDPLYREKYAQNLKREFPRIPFYPGFWRWADWGAELMQLHIGYESVEPFALTRHDEPDLKARAAGLAPKPLLKSDPAAGAIWLDSETTLRGVPPEAWAYKLGNRSAIDWVLDQHKEKKPKDPTIRERFDTYRFAAHKERVIALLMRVTTVSVRTLEIVGHMATAER, from the coding sequence ATGAGCCAGCTCCTGATCCAGAACTACCTCAGCCAGCTCGACCTGATCAAGAAGGTCAGCGGTAGCCAGCGCGAGACCATCGTGCGCGAAGCCTTCAAGGACTTGCTCAAGGCCTGGGGCCGCCAGCAGGGCCTGGTCTTCCTCGCCGAGTACCCGCTCAAGACCGCCACCCAAGCCAACATCAGCGTGGACGGCGCCCTGCTGCACGAGCTGCGCATGCCCCTGGGCTATTGGGAGGCCAAGGACGCCGACGACGACCTCGACGCGGAGATCGTCAAGAAGTTCAGACGAGGCTACCCGCAGGACAACATCGTCTTCAGCGACGACACCACCGTGGTGCTGTGGCAACACCGCCAGGAAGTCATGCGCTGCCCGGTCGAGGACACCGCCGCGCTGGAGCAGCTGCTCACGCTGTTCTTTGGCTACGAGCGCCCCGAGATCGCCGGTTTTCGCGCCGCCGTCGCGCAGTTCAAGGCCGACCTGCCCGCCGTGCTGGCGGCGCTGCGCCAGATGATCGATGCCGCGCACCAGGGCAACCCGGCGTTTCGCACCGCCGAGCAAAAATTCCTACTGCATGCGCAAGACGCCATCAACCCGCTGCTGACCGACGCCGACGTGCGCGAGATGCTGATCCAGCACATCCTGACCGAGGAAATCTTCGCCAAGGTGTTCGACGACAGCGAATTCCACCAGCACAACAACGTCGCGCGCGAGCTGTACGCGCTGGAGGGCGCCTTCTTCACCGGCGCGCTCAAGAAGAACACGCTCAAGGGGCTGGAGCCGTATTACGCCGCCATCCGCGCCGCCGCCGCGCAGATCGCGAGCCACGGCGAGAAGCAGACCTTCCTCAAGGTCATCTACGAGAACTTCTACAAGGTCTACAACACCAAGGCCGCCGACCGCCTGGGCGTGGTCTACACGCCGGGCGAGATCGTGCGCTTCATGATCGACGGCGCCGATTGGCTGTGCGAGCAGCACTTCGGCAAGAACCTGATCGACAAGGACGTGGACATCCTCGATCCGGCCACCGGCACGGGCACCTACATCTGCGAGCTGCTGGAGCACTTTCGCGGCCAGCCAAAAAAGCTGGCGCACAAGTACCAGCACGAACTGCACGCCAACGAGGTCGCCATCCTGCCCTACTACGTGGCCAACCTGAACATCGAGGCGACGTATGCCGCCATCAGCGGTGCCTGGGCCGAATTCCCCAACCTGTGCTTCGTCGACACGCTGGACAACGTGGGCCTGCACACCGCCGCGCGCGGCACCACGGCCGAGCTGTTCGCCGGCGTGAGCGAGGAGAACGTCGCGCGCATCCGGCGCCAGAACGCACGCCGTATCAGCGTCGTCATCGGCAACCCGCCGTACAACGCCAACCAGCAAAGCGAGAACGACAACAACAAGAACCGCGCCTACCCGCACATCGACGCGCGCATCAAGCAGAGCTACATCGCCGAGAGCACCGCGCAAAAGACCAAGCTCTACGACATGTACGCGCGCTTCTTCCGCTGGGCCAGCGACCGGCTCAGCGACAACGGCATCCTGGCCTTCGTCACCAACCGCAGCTTTCTCGACGCCCGCACCTTCGACGGTTTTCGCAAGACCGTGGTGCAGGAGTTCAGCGACATCTACGTCGTCGATTTGGGCGGCGACGTGCGTGCCAACCCAAAACTCAGCGGCACCAAGCACAACGTCTTCGGCATCCAGACCGGCGTGGCCATCAGCTTCCTGGTCAAGCGCCAGCAAGCCACGAAAGACAAAAGACCCGCCCGTGTGTACTACGCGCGTCGGCCCGAAATGGAGAGCGCGGAGGAAAAGCTCGCCTTCCTCGCCAGCCAGCCGCTGCGCGGCTTGCCCTTTGATGAAATCTCGCCCGACAAGAACGGAAACTGGCTCCATCTGACGCACAACGATTTCGACAGCCTGATTCCGCTGGCTAGCAAGGAGACCAAGGCGGCGAAGACGGCGGCGAAGGAGCGGGCGATCTTCAAGCTGTTTTCGCTGGGCACTTCAACGAACCGAGACGAATGGGTTGTTGATCTTGATGTGCAAGCCCTCCGAACCAGGATGCAATGGTTTTGTGAAACGTATGAGCAAGCAGCAAAACTGAAAACACATCCCGACAACCTGAAGTGGTCAAGAAACCTCAAACGGCGGATGGCTCAGGGCCGAGTTGAGAGTTTTGACGCCGCCTTGATCAAGCCGACGACATACCGACCTTTTGTTCGTCAGGCCCTCTACGACTCACCGTTGTTCGTCGATGAGCGCGGCGATACGTCAGCCTTTTTCCCACAGTCAGATGTTCGGAATCCGAGTGTTTGCGTGATCGCCGGCGATAGACAGCCGTTTGCGCTGGTTGCATCCGACGTCGTTCCCAACTTGAATCTTTATTCGGCTGACGCGACGAAGTATGCAGCGCAGTATCGATACGATGAAGCAGGGGTACGCCACGACAACATCACCGACTGGGCCCTCAAGCAGTTCACCGCCCACTACAAGGCCGCCGAGCCCTCACCCCCGCCCTCTCCCAGCGGGAGAGGGAGCAAGACAGGGGCGCGCAAGATCACCAAGGAGGCAATCTTTCACTACTGCTACGCCGTGCTGCACGACCCGCTGTACCGCGAGAAATACGCGCAGAACCTGAAGCGCGAATTCCCGCGCATCCCCTTCTACCCCGGCTTCTGGCGCTGGGCCGATTGGGGCGCCGAGCTGATGCAACTGCACATCGGCTATGAGTCAGTCGAGCCCTTCGCGCTCACGCGCCACGACGAGCCCGACCTGAAAGCCCGCGCCGCCGGCCTGGCACCAAAGCCGCTGCTCAAGTCCGACCCGGCGGCCGGCGCCATCTGGCTGGACAGCGAAACCACGCTGCGCGGCGTGCCGCCCGAGGCTTGGGCCTACAAGCTGGGCAACCGCAGCGCCATCGACTGGGTGCTCGACCAGCACAAGGAAAAAAAGCCCAAGGACCCGACCATCCGCGAGCGCTTCGACACCTACCGCTTCGCCGCGCACAAGGAGCGGGTCATCGCCCTGCTGATGCGCGTCACCACGGTGAGCGTGCGCACCCTGGAGATCGTCGGCCACATGGCCACCGCCGAGCGTTGA
- the yjjJ gene encoding type II toxin-antitoxin system HipA family toxin YjjJ — MPADDLHRLRTALAVRAPAAAADLAGALGVSVPTLHRLLRRLPPGELVGAGKARRARYALRRPLHAGRGLLADLPVYAITPEGQAELLAPLAPLQGDGCWMPLTRSGWPVPDEARDGWWPGLPYPLYDMRPQGYMGRLFARAEHRALGVAPDPQAWSDDDVLHVLSLRGSDTSGNWIVGDDAYALWQAQRQALPPPIAPEATAAAYARLADEAVASGVPGSSAAGEFPKFAARRSPPPGTASGTPHVLVKFSGANAASPTVQRWSDLLVCEHLALQHAARLPGVQVATSRILQHGGRTFLEVERFDRHGEHGRSPLCSMETANAAVLGDASRDWTVLAARLVAQDWLAPEDAQRIAHLWWFGRLIANTDMHLGNLALRPVQGHLTLAPAYDMLPMLHAPLPGGEVPVRAFEPPLPLPQQRAVWHAAWGAARDFWWAAAGDGCISAGFRAVCAEHAWRLSSAAEHA, encoded by the coding sequence ATGCCTGCAGACGACCTCCACCGACTGCGTACCGCCCTCGCCGTGCGCGCCCCGGCTGCCGCCGCCGACCTGGCCGGCGCGCTGGGCGTGAGCGTGCCCACGCTGCACCGCCTGCTGCGGCGCCTGCCGCCCGGTGAGCTGGTGGGCGCAGGCAAGGCCCGGCGCGCGCGCTACGCGCTGCGCCGCCCGCTGCATGCGGGCCGGGGCCTGCTGGCCGACCTGCCGGTGTACGCCATCACCCCCGAAGGCCAGGCCGAACTGCTGGCGCCGCTGGCCCCGCTGCAAGGCGACGGCTGCTGGATGCCGTTGACCCGTAGCGGCTGGCCCGTGCCCGACGAGGCGCGCGACGGCTGGTGGCCCGGCCTGCCCTACCCGCTGTACGACATGCGTCCGCAGGGCTACATGGGTCGCCTGTTCGCCCGCGCCGAACACCGTGCCTTGGGCGTGGCGCCCGATCCGCAGGCCTGGAGCGATGACGACGTGCTGCACGTCCTCTCGCTGCGCGGCAGCGACACCAGCGGCAACTGGATCGTCGGCGACGATGCCTATGCGCTGTGGCAGGCCCAGCGTCAAGCGCTGCCCCCGCCGATCGCCCCCGAAGCCACCGCCGCCGCCTACGCCCGACTGGCCGATGAGGCCGTTGCCAGCGGCGTACCGGGTTCCAGCGCGGCGGGTGAATTCCCCAAGTTCGCCGCGCGCCGCAGCCCGCCCCCCGGCACGGCCAGCGGCACGCCGCACGTGCTGGTCAAGTTCTCGGGCGCCAACGCCGCATCGCCCACCGTGCAACGCTGGTCGGACCTGCTGGTGTGCGAACACCTGGCGCTGCAGCACGCCGCGCGCCTGCCCGGCGTGCAGGTAGCCACCAGCCGCATCCTGCAGCACGGCGGGCGCACCTTTCTGGAGGTAGAGCGGTTCGATCGCCACGGCGAACACGGCCGCAGCCCGCTGTGCAGCATGGAAACCGCCAACGCCGCCGTGCTGGGCGACGCCTCGCGCGACTGGACAGTGCTGGCCGCGCGCCTTGTGGCGCAAGATTGGCTGGCGCCGGAGGACGCCCAGCGCATCGCCCACCTGTGGTGGTTCGGCCGCCTGATCGCCAACACCGACATGCACTTGGGCAACCTCGCCCTGCGCCCCGTGCAGGGCCACCTGACGCTGGCCCCGGCCTACGACATGCTGCCCATGCTGCACGCGCCGCTGCCGGGCGGCGAGGTGCCGGTACGGGCATTCGAGCCGCCGCTACCGTTGCCACAGCAACGGGCGGTGTGGCATGCGGCGTGGGGGGCGGCGCGCGATTTCTGGTGGGCTGCGGCGGGGGATGGGTGCATCAGCGCGGGGTTTCGGGCGGTTTGCGCGGAGCATGCGTGGCGGCTGTCCTCCGCGGCGGAGCATGCGTGA
- a CDS encoding AMP-binding protein has translation MNIARLLLRSARVFPQRPALLQGAHLLHDYQSLARRVAALAGHLRGPAGVQPGDRVVLYGANAPAYLEAQQAIHWCGAVMVPVNYKLHARELAHVLADSGARLVCASPELREAALQAGAAPERLLVLGGPAWEQAATGAALALHQAAPEDLAWLFYTSGTTGRPKGVMLSQRNLLAMTMAYFTDVDQVDPGDAMVYAAPMSHGAGLYQYAHMLRGARHVVPESGGFDPAELADLATHVGRLSLFAAPTMVHRLVAHLQRSGRGGEGFKTIVYGGGPMYVEDLRRAMDVMGQKFVQIYGQGESPMTITALAREHLAASDHPRWRERIASVGVAHACVQVRVADADDRDLPTGEMGEVLVRGDTVMAGYWNNPEATATTLRGGWLHTGDIGSLDADGFLTLRDRSKDVIISGGSNIYPREVEEVLLTHPRVSEVAVVGERDADWGEIVVAFLVADGEPVPDAELDALCLAHIARFKRPKHYRWLPSLPKNAYGKVLKTELRAKVG, from the coding sequence ATGAACATTGCCCGTTTGTTGCTGCGCAGCGCCCGGGTGTTTCCGCAGCGCCCGGCGCTGTTGCAGGGTGCGCACCTGCTGCACGACTACCAGAGCCTGGCGCGGCGCGTGGCGGCGCTGGCCGGCCACCTGCGCGGGCCTGCTGGCGTGCAGCCGGGCGACCGGGTGGTTCTCTACGGCGCCAACGCCCCGGCCTATCTGGAGGCGCAGCAGGCCATCCACTGGTGCGGAGCGGTCATGGTGCCGGTCAACTACAAGCTGCATGCGCGCGAGCTGGCCCACGTGCTGGCCGACAGCGGCGCGCGCCTGGTCTGCGCCTCGCCCGAGCTGCGCGAGGCGGCGCTGCAGGCCGGCGCCGCGCCCGAGCGCCTTCTGGTGCTGGGCGGCCCCGCCTGGGAGCAGGCCGCCACCGGCGCGGCGCTGGCGCTGCACCAGGCCGCCCCCGAGGACCTGGCCTGGCTGTTCTACACCTCGGGCACCACCGGCCGGCCCAAGGGCGTGATGCTCAGCCAGCGCAACCTGCTGGCCATGACCATGGCCTATTTCACCGACGTGGACCAGGTCGATCCCGGGGACGCCATGGTCTATGCCGCGCCGATGTCGCACGGCGCGGGCCTGTACCAGTACGCCCACATGTTGCGCGGCGCGCGCCACGTGGTGCCCGAGTCCGGCGGCTTCGACCCGGCGGAGCTGGCCGATTTGGCCACCCACGTCGGCCGGCTTTCGCTGTTTGCCGCGCCGACCATGGTGCACCGGCTCGTCGCCCACCTGCAGCGCAGCGGGCGCGGCGGCGAAGGCTTCAAGACCATCGTCTACGGCGGCGGGCCGATGTACGTCGAAGACCTGCGCCGGGCCATGGACGTGATGGGGCAGAAGTTCGTGCAGATCTACGGCCAGGGCGAATCACCCATGACCATCACCGCGCTGGCGCGCGAGCACCTGGCCGCCAGCGATCACCCGCGCTGGCGCGAGCGCATCGCCTCCGTCGGCGTGGCGCATGCCTGCGTGCAGGTGCGCGTGGCCGACGCCGACGACCGCGACCTACCCACGGGCGAGATGGGCGAGGTGCTGGTGCGCGGCGACACCGTGATGGCCGGCTACTGGAACAACCCCGAGGCCACGGCCACCACGCTGCGCGGCGGCTGGCTGCACACCGGCGACATCGGCAGCCTGGACGCCGACGGCTTCCTGACCCTGCGCGACCGCAGCAAGGACGTGATCATCTCGGGCGGCTCCAACATCTACCCGCGCGAGGTCGAGGAGGTATTGCTCACGCACCCGCGCGTGAGCGAGGTGGCGGTGGTGGGCGAGCGCGATGCCGACTGGGGCGAGATCGTCGTCGCCTTCCTCGTCGCCGACGGCGAGCCCGTGCCCGATGCCGAGCTGGACGCGCTGTGCCTCGCGCACATCGCGCGCTTCAAGCGCCCGAAGCACTACCGCTGGCTGCCCAGCTTGCCCAAGAATGCGTATGGGAAGGTGCTCAAGACGGAGTTGCGGGCGAAGGTAGGGTAG
- a CDS encoding IS5 family transposase codes for MKQMSLATSGFELSPKRTRKRAFLDEMDAVIPWPDLLALIAPHAPAGKTGRPPFALETMLRIHLLQQFFGHSDPAMEEALHDVPLYREFAHLDAGITRLPDESTILRFRHLLERNELAAQILATVNAQLAARGLLLKSGTVVDATLIAAPSSTKNKDGQRDPEMHQTKKGNQWHFGMKAHIGVDADSGLVHTVTTTAANAHDITQAAALLHGEETQVFADSGYRGVDKRGEVQDQHPDTRWHIAMMPGKRKKLDKNRPLDVLLDQMETVKARIRAKVEHQFRVLKCQFGHRKVRYKGLAKNTSQLLVLFALSNLWMVRKRILQGARA; via the coding sequence ATGAAGCAAATGAGCCTTGCCACAAGCGGATTTGAACTTTCCCCCAAGAGGACGCGCAAGCGTGCATTCCTCGATGAGATGGATGCCGTCATCCCATGGCCTGATCTTCTGGCGCTGATTGCACCGCACGCGCCTGCAGGCAAGACGGGGCGCCCTCCCTTTGCGCTGGAGACGATGCTGCGCATTCACCTGCTGCAGCAATTCTTCGGGCACTCCGACCCGGCGATGGAAGAAGCCTTGCACGACGTTCCCCTGTACCGAGAGTTCGCCCACTTGGACGCGGGCATCACCCGCCTGCCCGACGAAAGCACCATCCTGCGCTTTCGACACCTCTTGGAGAGGAACGAGCTGGCAGCTCAAATCCTTGCCACCGTCAATGCCCAACTGGCCGCCCGTGGTCTGCTGCTCAAGAGCGGCACCGTGGTCGATGCCACCTTGATTGCCGCACCCAGTTCCACCAAGAACAAGGATGGGCAGCGCGACCCTGAGATGCACCAAACCAAGAAGGGCAACCAATGGCACTTCGGTATGAAGGCGCACATTGGCGTGGATGCCGATTCGGGCTTGGTGCACACCGTCACCACCACGGCCGCCAACGCCCACGACATCACGCAGGCAGCGGCGCTGTTGCACGGCGAGGAAACACAAGTCTTTGCAGATTCGGGCTACCGAGGTGTTGACAAGCGTGGCGAAGTACAGGATCAACACCCCGATACCCGTTGGCACATCGCCATGATGCCGGGCAAGCGCAAGAAGCTCGACAAGAACCGCCCCCTGGATGTGTTGCTCGATCAGATGGAGACCGTCAAGGCGCGTATCCGCGCCAAGGTCGAGCACCAGTTCCGAGTTCTCAAGTGCCAGTTTGGCCACCGCAAGGTGCGCTACAAGGGCCTGGCCAAGAACACCAGCCAGCTTCTGGTGCTGTTTGCGCTGTCCAATCTGTGGATGGTGCGCAAGCGCATTTTGCAGGGAGCGCGGGCATGA
- a CDS encoding DsbA family oxidoreductase, protein MTRPAVTLKIDFVSDVVCPWCAVGLHALERAAKAVGDEVRLDWHFQPFELNPGMPPEGQDMQEHLHEKYGSTPEQLAHTRTVLAERGAQVGFTFNLDKRTRTWNTFDAHRLLHWLGEEGAPGQQRALKHALLAAYFTEGRNPSDPAVLLEVVAALGLDVARARAVLEGGEYAGEVREREQFYQGLGIHSVPSIIINDRHLISGGQPVEVFERALRQIAGQVQPGAQSGQ, encoded by the coding sequence ATGACCCGCCCCGCCGTGACGCTGAAGATCGATTTCGTCTCCGATGTGGTCTGCCCCTGGTGCGCCGTGGGCCTGCATGCGCTGGAGCGCGCGGCCAAGGCGGTCGGGGACGAGGTGCGGCTGGACTGGCATTTCCAGCCGTTCGAGCTCAACCCCGGCATGCCGCCCGAGGGGCAGGACATGCAGGAGCATCTGCACGAAAAATACGGCTCCACGCCCGAGCAGCTCGCGCACACACGCACGGTGCTCGCCGAGCGCGGCGCGCAGGTGGGCTTCACCTTCAACCTGGACAAGCGCACGCGCACCTGGAACACCTTTGACGCGCACCGGCTGCTGCACTGGCTGGGCGAGGAGGGCGCGCCGGGCCAGCAGCGCGCGCTCAAGCATGCGCTGCTGGCGGCGTATTTCACCGAGGGCCGCAATCCGTCCGATCCTGCGGTGCTGCTGGAGGTCGTGGCCGCGCTCGGGCTGGATGTGGCGCGTGCCCGCGCGGTGCTGGAGGGCGGTGAATACGCCGGCGAGGTGCGTGAGCGCGAGCAGTTCTACCAGGGGCTGGGCATCCATTCGGTGCCCTCGATCATCATCAACGACCGCCACCTGATCTCCGGCGGCCAGCCGGTGGAGGTGTTCGAGCGGGCGCTGCGCCAGATCGCGGGGCAGGTGCAGCCGGGCGCGCAGTCCGGTCAGTAA
- a CDS encoding putative bifunctional diguanylate cyclase/phosphodiesterase: MPNPFDSRRLAEAQARLRVLEDEQRVAEAIFRTTQPVMVTDARAHILRVNQAFCDIMGYRPEEMLGNTPKMFRSNHHDAAFYATMVETIQRTGQWSGEVWDRRKSGDVFPKWMTITAVPDASGTVTHMIACYTDLAERQRAREEIERLAFHDVITGLANRALLHERLSEATRQAGSSGEYAALLLLDWDDFRSLNDSLGYPQGDALLRLAGQRICACVRASDTVARPGGDEFAIVLHPTSDRRDQAAAQTEAMGTRILQALAEPCHIGGTDYQGSASMGVVLFADEQLDANALLKQAELAMYEAKHNSRGSLHFFDSQLEQAVSERMRIERELRAGIAAGQLRLHYQPQVTMQEGRHLAVVGAEALVRWQHPRQGLIAPGRFIALAEETGLIAALGRWVLQTACKQLAVWKGRPAFADLVLAVNVSAAQFLEPGFTQQVLELLASTCAPPGRLKLELTESLLVQNAEAVIATMSALQAHGVQFSLDDFGTGYSSLAYLKRLPLQQLKIDQGFVRDLETDGNDATIARSIAALARGLGLTVIAEGVETAGQRDLLAAMGCTTYQGYYYSRPLALQDFEAWCLRQAGVAA, encoded by the coding sequence ATGCCCAACCCCTTCGACAGCAGGCGACTTGCCGAGGCGCAGGCGCGCCTGCGCGTGCTGGAAGACGAGCAGCGCGTGGCCGAGGCCATTTTTCGCACCACGCAGCCCGTGATGGTGACCGACGCACGCGCGCACATCCTGCGCGTGAACCAGGCGTTCTGCGACATCATGGGCTACCGCCCCGAGGAAATGCTGGGCAACACGCCCAAGATGTTTCGCTCCAATCACCACGACGCGGCGTTTTACGCCACCATGGTCGAGACCATCCAGCGCACGGGCCAGTGGTCGGGCGAGGTCTGGGACCGGCGCAAGAGCGGCGACGTCTTCCCCAAATGGATGACCATCACGGCCGTGCCTGATGCGTCGGGCACCGTGACCCACATGATCGCCTGCTACACCGATCTGGCGGAGCGCCAGCGCGCCAGGGAAGAAATCGAGCGGCTGGCGTTTCACGACGTCATCACCGGCCTGGCCAACCGCGCCCTGCTGCATGAGCGCCTGAGCGAAGCCACCAGGCAGGCAGGCAGCAGCGGCGAATACGCCGCGCTGCTGCTGCTCGACTGGGACGACTTCCGATCGCTCAACGACAGCCTGGGCTACCCCCAGGGGGATGCGCTGCTGCGCCTGGCGGGCCAGCGCATCTGCGCCTGCGTGCGCGCCAGCGACACGGTGGCGCGCCCTGGCGGGGATGAATTCGCCATCGTGCTGCACCCCACCAGCGACCGGCGTGACCAGGCGGCCGCGCAGACCGAGGCCATGGGCACGCGCATCCTGCAGGCGCTGGCCGAGCCCTGCCACATCGGCGGCACCGACTACCAGGGCAGCGCCAGCATGGGCGTGGTGCTCTTCGCCGACGAGCAGCTCGACGCCAACGCCCTGCTCAAGCAGGCGGAACTGGCGATGTACGAGGCCAAGCACAACAGCCGGGGCAGCCTGCACTTCTTCGACAGCCAGCTCGAACAAGCCGTGAGCGAGCGCATGCGCATCGAACGCGAGCTGCGCGCGGGCATCGCCGCCGGCCAGCTGCGCCTGCACTACCAGCCCCAGGTCACCATGCAGGAGGGGCGTCACCTCGCGGTCGTCGGCGCCGAGGCACTGGTGCGCTGGCAGCATCCGCGGCAGGGCCTGATCGCGCCGGGCCGATTCATCGCCCTGGCCGAGGAGACGGGGCTCATCGCAGCGCTGGGCCGCTGGGTGCTGCAGACCGCCTGCAAGCAACTGGCCGTCTGGAAAGGCCGGCCGGCGTTCGCCGATCTGGTGCTGGCCGTGAACGTGAGCGCGGCGCAGTTCCTGGAGCCAGGCTTCACGCAGCAGGTGCTGGAGCTGCTGGCGAGCACATGCGCGCCGCCCGGGCGCCTGAAGCTGGAACTGACCGAGAGCCTGCTGGTGCAGAACGCCGAAGCGGTGATCGCCACGATGAGCGCGCTGCAGGCGCATGGCGTCCAGTTCTCGCTCGACGACTTCGGCACCGGCTATTCATCGCTGGCCTACCTCAAGCGCCTGCCGCTGCAGCAGCTCAAGATCGACCAGGGCTTCGTGCGCGACCTGGAAACGGACGGCAACGATGCCACCATCGCCCGCTCGATCGCCGCGCTGGCCCGGGGCCTGGGCCTGACGGTGATTGCCGAAGGCGTGGAAACCGCCGGGCAGCGCGACCTGCTCGCGGCCATGGGCTGCACCACCTATCAGGGCTATTACTACAGCAGGCCGCTGGCGCTGCAGGACTTCGAGGCGTGGTGCCTGCGGCAGGCGGGCGTGGCCGCCTGA
- the ruvC gene encoding crossover junction endodeoxyribonuclease RuvC yields the protein MRILGIDPGLQTTGFGVIEASGPRLAYVASGTIRTTRRGGSDLALGDLPGRLKLLFDGISEVAERYAPDCAAVEIVFVNVNPQSTLLLGQARGAALTALVHANLSVAEYTALQMKKAVVGHGRAAKSQVQEMVRRLLQLSGLPGTDAADALGLAITHAHAGAAMARVSEVAALHRRQHAMYKGGRSY from the coding sequence ATGAGAATCCTCGGCATCGACCCCGGCCTGCAAACCACCGGCTTCGGCGTGATCGAGGCGAGCGGCCCGCGCCTGGCCTATGTGGCCAGCGGCACCATCCGCACCACGCGTCGGGGCGGCTCGGATCTGGCCCTGGGCGATCTGCCGGGGCGGCTCAAGCTCCTGTTTGACGGCATCTCGGAAGTGGCCGAGCGCTACGCGCCCGACTGCGCCGCCGTGGAAATCGTCTTCGTCAACGTCAACCCGCAGTCCACGCTGCTGCTCGGCCAGGCGCGCGGCGCGGCGCTCACGGCGCTGGTGCATGCCAATTTATCGGTGGCCGAATACACCGCGCTGCAGATGAAAAAGGCCGTGGTCGGCCACGGGCGCGCCGCCAAGTCGCAGGTGCAGGAAATGGTGCGCCGCCTGCTGCAACTGTCCGGCCTGCCCGGCACCGACGCCGCCGACGCGCTGGGCCTGGCCATCACCCACGCGCACGCGGGCGCCGCGATGGCGCGCGTGAGCGAGGTGGCCGCCCTGCACCGGCGCCAGCACGCGATGTACAAGGGCGGGCGCAGTTACTGA